The following proteins are encoded in a genomic region of Synechococcus sp. CBW1002:
- a CDS encoding histidine kinase dimerization/phospho-acceptor domain-containing protein, with protein MQVELRTRELKASRDEAMAANEAKTRFLASMSHEIRTPMNVVIGMTELLMHTDQDEQQRELTQSIQRSGEHLLGLINNILDLSCIEAGRLKLALRRFDLHLLIKDCGIRSGAVTQPRSIHRP; from the coding sequence ATGCAGGTGGAGCTGCGCACCCGTGAGCTCAAGGCGTCGAGGGATGAAGCGATGGCGGCCAATGAGGCGAAAACCCGATTTCTGGCCAGCATGAGCCATGAGATTCGGACGCCGATGAATGTGGTGATCGGCATGACGGAGCTGCTGATGCACACCGATCAGGATGAGCAGCAGCGCGAGCTGACCCAGTCGATCCAGCGGAGCGGTGAGCATCTGCTTGGCCTGATCAACAACATTCTCGACCTTTCCTGCATTGAAGCCGGGCGCTTGAAGCTGGCGTTAAGGCGATTCGATCTCCACCTGTTGATCAAGGATTGTGGTATCCGTTCAGGGGCCGTGACGCAGCCGCGCAGCATTCACCGCCCTTGA
- a CDS encoding aldehyde dehydrogenase family protein → MTNRTAVPSPLAVPVASMREPVERGDTRPATWRLQQLERLERLLATHEEEVLDALAADLGKPAVEGFFELVAVRQELKLCKRQLRRWMAPHRVATPVSIKPGRAWWQAEPLGCVLIIGPWNYPFQLCLHPLVSALAAGNSVVLKPSEHAPHTAALIATLIEHTFDPTVVQVVLGDGAVAARLLQERFDHIFFTGGERVGRLVMGAAAQHLTPVTLELGGKSPAIVLANADLAITARRLAWGKGLNAGQTCIAPDYLLVQAPVREALLQGISAAITQLYGSDPLASPDLGRIINATQFERLEALLQGARSRGQVLVGGRSDAGNRRIEPTLVAVNGPDDPLMQDEIFGPILPVLSVEDLEEALTLVRRRSRPLALYLFSKDTASQEKVLACSSSGGVCFNDVVLQAGIPDLPFGGVGASGMGSYHGESGFLTFSHRRSVLRRPFWLDLPARYAPYGDKLARLRRLMG, encoded by the coding sequence ATGACCAACCGCACCGCGGTCCCATCACCCCTGGCCGTGCCCGTGGCCTCGATGCGCGAACCGGTGGAGCGGGGTGACACCCGGCCCGCAACCTGGCGGCTGCAGCAGCTGGAACGGCTGGAACGCCTCCTCGCCACCCACGAAGAGGAGGTGCTGGACGCGCTGGCGGCCGATCTGGGCAAACCCGCCGTGGAGGGGTTCTTCGAGCTGGTGGCCGTGCGGCAGGAACTGAAGCTGTGCAAGCGCCAGCTGCGGCGCTGGATGGCCCCCCATCGCGTAGCGACGCCCGTTTCGATCAAACCCGGGCGCGCCTGGTGGCAGGCCGAACCGCTGGGCTGTGTGTTGATCATCGGTCCCTGGAACTATCCATTCCAGCTCTGCCTGCATCCGCTGGTGAGCGCCCTGGCCGCCGGCAACAGTGTGGTGCTCAAGCCCTCCGAGCACGCTCCCCATACGGCGGCCCTGATCGCGACCCTGATCGAGCACACCTTCGATCCCACCGTGGTGCAGGTGGTACTCGGTGATGGCGCGGTGGCTGCGCGCCTGCTGCAGGAACGCTTTGATCACATCTTCTTCACCGGCGGCGAACGGGTGGGGCGGCTGGTGATGGGCGCCGCAGCCCAGCACCTCACGCCGGTGACCCTGGAGCTCGGCGGCAAGAGTCCGGCAATCGTGCTGGCCAACGCCGACCTGGCGATCACGGCCCGGCGGCTGGCCTGGGGCAAGGGACTCAACGCCGGCCAGACCTGCATCGCCCCTGACTACCTGCTGGTGCAGGCCCCCGTGCGAGAGGCCCTGCTGCAGGGCATCAGTGCGGCGATCACCCAGCTCTATGGCAGCGATCCACTGGCCAGCCCCGACCTCGGCCGGATCATCAATGCCACCCAGTTCGAGCGGCTGGAGGCGTTGCTGCAGGGTGCCCGCAGCCGCGGCCAGGTGCTGGTGGGGGGCCGCAGCGATGCTGGCAATCGCCGGATCGAGCCCACCCTGGTGGCCGTGAACGGACCGGACGATCCGCTGATGCAGGACGAGATCTTCGGCCCGATCCTGCCCGTGCTTTCGGTGGAGGATCTGGAGGAGGCTCTCACCCTGGTACGCCGACGGTCTCGCCCCCTTGCCCTCTACCTGTTCAGCAAAGACACCGCCAGCCAGGAGAAGGTGCTGGCCTGCAGCAGCTCCGGCGGGGTGTGCTTCAACGATGTGGTGTTGCAGGCGGGCATCCCCGATCTCCCCTTCGGCGGCGTGGGGGCAAGCGGCATGGGCAGCTATCACGGCGAAAGCGGCTTCCTCACCTTTTCCCATCGCCGCAGCGTGCTGCGGCGTCCGTTCTGGCTGGATCTGCCCGCTCGCTACGCCCCCTACGGCGACAAGCTGGCCCGGCTACGCCGGCTGATGGGATAG
- a CDS encoding DNA repair exonuclease, with amino-acid sequence MIQFLHTADWQLGKPYARVSDPDKRARLRQERLSAIGRLGQVAQQHGAAFIAVAGDLFDSHQPTRSNVSAACSAIGALELPVLVIPGNHDHGGAGSLWQETYFQEERHHLAPNLHVLLERKPLTLTSLGLGPGVVLPCPLLRKAEPVDPTAWLRHMDFTAWADQPRIVLAHGSIQGFGAEDSSDTDDENPPVPTNRIDLARLPAGEIDYVALGDWHGLKQVSPRAWYAGCHEMDRFPRSAAYRSGQVLMVSVSRGGQPETFPVPTGGIRWHQIAHRFNSDADLERLEQLLRDAIGPRSNEDLLLLELEGSLSLAAAGRLQDLLQRLEARLLRLKRRDHTRVAPDAAELRQLTRRSGDPLVARVAQRLQQLIESSPEDSAELARMGLRELHRACESH; translated from the coding sequence GTGATCCAGTTCCTCCACACCGCCGACTGGCAGCTCGGCAAGCCCTATGCCCGGGTCAGCGATCCCGACAAGCGGGCCCGCCTGCGCCAGGAGCGTCTGAGCGCCATCGGGAGGCTGGGGCAGGTAGCGCAGCAGCACGGGGCCGCCTTCATCGCGGTGGCGGGTGATCTGTTCGATTCCCATCAGCCCACCCGCTCCAACGTGTCGGCCGCCTGCAGCGCCATCGGAGCCCTGGAGCTGCCGGTGCTGGTGATTCCGGGCAACCACGACCACGGCGGCGCCGGCAGCCTCTGGCAGGAGACCTATTTCCAGGAGGAGCGTCACCACCTGGCCCCCAACCTGCATGTGTTGCTGGAGCGCAAGCCGTTGACGCTGACCAGCCTCGGCCTCGGCCCTGGGGTGGTGCTGCCCTGCCCCTTGCTGCGCAAGGCCGAACCCGTCGATCCCACCGCCTGGTTGCGCCACATGGACTTCACCGCCTGGGCAGACCAGCCCCGCATCGTGCTGGCCCATGGATCGATCCAGGGATTTGGCGCGGAAGACAGCAGCGACACCGACGACGAGAATCCGCCGGTGCCCACCAACCGCATCGATCTGGCCCGCCTACCGGCCGGGGAGATCGACTACGTCGCCCTCGGCGACTGGCATGGCCTCAAGCAGGTGAGCCCGCGGGCCTGGTACGCCGGCTGTCACGAGATGGACCGCTTCCCCCGCAGCGCCGCGTACCGCTCCGGTCAGGTGCTGATGGTGAGCGTCTCGCGAGGTGGGCAGCCAGAAACCTTTCCGGTGCCCACCGGTGGCATCCGCTGGCATCAGATCGCCCACCGGTTCAACAGCGACGCCGACCTGGAGCGCCTGGAGCAACTGCTGAGGGATGCCATCGGCCCCCGCAGCAACGAAGACCTGCTGCTGCTGGAGCTTGAGGGCAGCCTCAGCCTGGCCGCTGCCGGCCGCCTGCAGGATCTGCTGCAGCGCCTCGAGGCCCGCCTGCTGCGCCTCAAGCGGCGCGACCACACCCGTGTCGCCCCGGATGCGGCCGAACTGCGTCAGCTCACCCGGCGCTCCGGTGATCCGTTGGTGGCCCGCGTGGCCCAGCGGCTGCAGCAGCTGATCGAGAGCAGCCCGGAAGACTCCGCGGAACTGGCCCGCATGGGCCTGCGCGAACTGCACCGCGCCTGCGAAAGCCACTGA
- a CDS encoding response regulator: MTLEVSLAPEAPRWLLGDEVKLRQILFNLLGNACKYTDAGGVSLVVESSPRGEDGVDLGFKVTDTGLGISDDFQAILFEEFTRQSLRDQDGRSSGLGLAITRRLCRLMGGDLAVVSRLGEGSCFTATIPFSLALAPARSALSTVKEPESADPVDLKANKPATSKPQVELLSETLAEVPSEKQSEVLSETQVKGLQGVGILVAEDGRVNQRMIELMLAKLGLKADFVADGQAAVERIEAGGIDLVFMDIQMPRLDGVSATRELRRRGFQGLYVIALTAYAFETQRQECQGAGMNDFLTKPVRLEDLAAALQRFRLRRGLGGLSRTRA; this comes from the coding sequence TTGACGCTCGAGGTTTCGCTGGCTCCAGAGGCGCCGAGATGGCTGCTTGGGGATGAGGTCAAGTTGCGTCAGATCCTCTTCAATCTTCTCGGCAATGCTTGTAAATATACGGATGCCGGTGGCGTCAGTCTCGTTGTCGAGTCTTCGCCGCGTGGTGAGGATGGTGTTGACCTTGGCTTCAAGGTCACGGATACGGGCCTTGGCATCTCCGACGACTTTCAGGCCATCCTGTTTGAAGAGTTCACCCGTCAGTCCCTGAGGGATCAGGATGGCCGCAGCTCCGGCCTTGGTCTGGCCATCACCCGCCGCCTCTGCAGGCTCATGGGTGGTGATCTTGCCGTGGTCTCCAGGCTCGGTGAAGGGAGTTGCTTCACGGCCACGATTCCCTTCAGCCTCGCCTTGGCCCCGGCGCGGTCAGCGCTGTCCACAGTGAAGGAACCTGAATCAGCTGATCCGGTGGATCTGAAAGCAAACAAGCCGGCGACATCGAAACCGCAAGTCGAGCTGCTGTCAGAAACCCTGGCCGAGGTGCCCTCGGAAAAGCAATCCGAGGTGCTGTCAGAAACACAGGTGAAAGGCCTTCAAGGTGTCGGAATCCTGGTGGCGGAAGATGGTCGCGTCAATCAGCGGATGATTGAGTTGATGTTGGCCAAGTTGGGCCTCAAGGCTGACTTTGTTGCCGACGGTCAGGCCGCCGTGGAGCGGATCGAGGCCGGTGGGATTGATCTGGTGTTCATGGATATCCAGATGCCCCGATTGGATGGGGTTTCAGCCACGCGTGAGTTGCGCCGGCGCGGTTTCCAGGGGTTGTACGTGATCGCCCTGACGGCCTATGCGTTCGAGACGCAGCGCCAGGAATGCCAGGGTGCCGGCATGAATGACTTCCTCACCAAGCCGGTGCGCCTGGAGGATCTCGCTGCAGCGCTGCAGCGTTTCCGGCTCAGGCGGGGCCTCGGCGGCCTCAGCCGGACCCGAGCCTGA
- a CDS encoding AAA family ATPase, whose translation MRLLSARIRDYRLHRDLTVNFDPRFTVIAGPNQSGKSTLAEALHRALFLPVKTGGAVLEGMKTDPFMADPEVVLAFAAGGDTWTLRKRFAGSRGSIALQDSGGRSLQGDAAEERLAELIGTAAVARNRAAADQLKERWGHLWVWQGSASDNPLALSSSAYDHDRLVERLQAGADLGVQSPLDLAVLDDIQTRWATVFTPGSATRAPQLRRGSELQRAREAMQQAEVELAAIGDTLQQQAQAQQAYAAATELQDRLAIELPQRRKERQALEERLGRSRELQTLIDQEGPLLEGLRKQLDEQRRDQQELQQQGQRVAALEAALAPKAAEHGALCSKLPAAEQQRQAARTQLDTLRQASATGTTAAEQIEQRLSRVRLQLQKQELAQQLSRVEQLQADLTGLEKDLQRLPAIDAKAVEALRRLGETVQTSRARAEAMATGLEVIRAGQSIRVDGEDLTAGTTRLLAEPTVLRVGNDVELRLVPGGGTTAAAAQQKLQDADAALGKALRLWQVSSVEEAATAERRRSDLLAERERLAAQRGAEDPASIRQRLTALEAQLAAQPADPIDDTASDQDSTARLASLELDLQNARAVRTQALAAEQQQQRSLEASEAALEALKASIETTSQALRDGESQLLEARTRINAVLQRCRSAANLETVITELVTRLQQSEARLAALVAERAALEPDHLDLQARSLDRAIATLQQQEREAHEARIRAESRLHGDGRIDLQAELEQKQAELESRRVERERLEQEAGTLNLLRQLLEEEQNAMASQYAAPLTKRIATYLAHVFPDAPRTALSYDARHGFQQLQWRRGGEAAFPFEVLSTGAREQFAAALRVAMAEVLAGAYDGSLPLLFDDAFAHSDRERQAGVVRMLTEASAQGLQVVLLTCDLERSTLIETATQVRLGSG comes from the coding sequence ATGCGCCTGCTTTCGGCCCGCATCCGCGACTACCGCCTGCACCGTGACCTGACGGTGAACTTTGATCCCCGCTTCACGGTGATCGCTGGACCGAACCAGTCGGGCAAGAGCACCCTCGCCGAAGCCCTGCACCGGGCCCTGTTCCTGCCAGTCAAGACCGGTGGCGCCGTGCTCGAGGGCATGAAGACCGATCCCTTCATGGCCGATCCCGAGGTGGTGCTGGCCTTCGCCGCCGGCGGCGACACCTGGACGCTGCGCAAACGCTTCGCGGGCAGCCGCGGCAGCATCGCCTTGCAGGACTCCGGCGGCCGCAGCCTCCAGGGCGATGCCGCCGAGGAACGGCTGGCTGAACTGATCGGCACCGCCGCCGTGGCCCGCAACCGTGCTGCCGCAGACCAGCTCAAAGAGCGGTGGGGCCATCTCTGGGTCTGGCAGGGGTCCGCCAGCGACAACCCCCTGGCGCTCAGCTCCAGCGCCTATGACCACGACCGGCTGGTGGAGCGTCTGCAGGCCGGTGCCGACCTGGGGGTGCAATCGCCCCTGGATCTGGCGGTGCTCGACGACATTCAGACCCGCTGGGCCACGGTCTTCACCCCAGGCAGCGCGACGCGTGCTCCCCAGCTGCGCCGGGGATCGGAGTTGCAGCGGGCCCGCGAGGCGATGCAGCAGGCCGAGGTTGAGCTGGCCGCCATCGGCGACACGTTGCAGCAGCAGGCGCAGGCCCAGCAGGCCTATGCAGCGGCGACTGAGCTTCAGGACCGCCTGGCCATCGAACTGCCGCAGCGCCGCAAGGAACGCCAGGCCCTCGAGGAACGCCTGGGGCGCAGCCGTGAGCTCCAGACCCTGATCGACCAGGAGGGCCCTCTGCTGGAAGGGCTGCGCAAGCAGCTGGACGAGCAGCGGCGCGACCAGCAGGAACTCCAGCAGCAGGGCCAACGGGTGGCCGCGCTGGAAGCCGCGCTGGCGCCAAAAGCCGCAGAGCACGGAGCCCTGTGCAGCAAACTCCCGGCGGCTGAGCAACAGCGGCAGGCGGCACGTACCCAGCTCGATACCCTGCGGCAGGCCAGCGCAACCGGCACGACCGCCGCTGAACAGATCGAGCAACGGCTCAGCCGTGTCCGCCTGCAGCTTCAGAAACAGGAACTGGCGCAGCAGCTCTCCAGGGTCGAGCAACTGCAGGCAGACCTGACAGGCCTGGAGAAGGATCTGCAGCGCCTGCCCGCGATCGATGCCAAGGCGGTGGAGGCCCTGCGCCGATTAGGGGAAACTGTCCAGACCAGCCGCGCCAGGGCGGAGGCCATGGCAACGGGCCTCGAGGTGATCCGAGCCGGCCAGTCCATCCGGGTGGATGGCGAGGACCTGACTGCCGGCACCACCCGGTTGCTGGCCGAACCGACCGTGCTGAGGGTGGGCAACGACGTGGAGTTGCGGCTGGTGCCCGGTGGTGGCACCACCGCCGCTGCGGCGCAGCAGAAGCTGCAGGACGCGGATGCGGCCCTCGGTAAGGCCCTGAGGCTCTGGCAGGTGAGCAGTGTGGAGGAAGCTGCCACCGCCGAGCGTCGGCGCAGTGACCTGCTGGCGGAACGGGAACGGCTGGCCGCTCAGCGTGGTGCCGAGGATCCGGCGAGCATTCGCCAACGCCTCACGGCCCTGGAGGCACAGCTCGCAGCACAGCCCGCCGATCCGATCGACGACACGGCGTCCGATCAGGACTCGACAGCCCGGCTCGCTTCCCTGGAGCTGGACCTGCAGAACGCCCGTGCCGTCCGAACCCAGGCTCTCGCCGCGGAGCAACAGCAGCAGCGCAGCCTGGAAGCCAGCGAAGCGGCGCTTGAGGCCCTCAAGGCCTCGATCGAGACCACCAGCCAGGCACTCCGCGATGGGGAGTCGCAGCTGCTGGAGGCCCGGACCCGCATCAATGCCGTGCTGCAGCGTTGCCGTTCCGCCGCCAACCTGGAGACGGTGATCACCGAGCTGGTCACGCGCCTGCAGCAGAGCGAAGCCAGGCTCGCCGCGCTGGTAGCCGAGCGGGCCGCCCTCGAGCCGGACCACCTGGATCTGCAGGCCCGGAGCCTCGATCGGGCCATCGCCACGCTGCAGCAGCAGGAGCGTGAGGCCCATGAAGCCCGCATCCGTGCCGAGAGCCGACTGCATGGCGATGGACGCATCGATCTGCAGGCTGAACTGGAGCAGAAACAGGCCGAACTGGAATCGCGGCGGGTGGAGCGGGAGCGCCTCGAACAGGAGGCCGGCACGCTCAACCTGCTGCGCCAGCTGCTGGAGGAGGAACAGAACGCCATGGCAAGCCAGTACGCCGCTCCGTTGACGAAGCGCATCGCCACCTACCTGGCCCATGTGTTCCCGGATGCGCCCCGCACGGCGCTCTCCTACGACGCCCGCCATGGCTTCCAGCAACTGCAATGGCGCCGCGGCGGTGAAGCCGCCTTTCCATTCGAGGTGCTCAGCACCGGCGCTCGGGAGCAGTTCGCCGCCGCCCTGCGGGTGGCGATGGCCGAAGTGCTGGCCGGGGCCTACGACGGCAGCCTGCCGCTGCTGTTCGACGATGCCTTCGCCCATTCCGACCGGGAGCGGCAGGCCGGGGTGGTGCGGATGCTGACCGAGGCCAGCGCCCAGGGTCTGCAGGTGGTGCTGCTCACCTGTGACCTGGAACGCAGCACGCTGATCGAAACCGCCACCCAGGTCAGGCTCGGGTCCGGCTGA
- a CDS encoding LysM peptidoglycan-binding domain-containing protein — protein MRRPLAALVLALALPMPSLAAEVVVKPGETLSEIASRHGISLTRLMQINGIRNADQVEAGRRLTVPSAPSTGRSTASGGSVTVKPGESLSEIADRHGVSLSRLMQINGIRNADHVEAGRRLALSSTTSRSGSSSAAPPPAGSSISVQPGETLSEIADRHGTSVSRLLQLNRLADPDRVEAGTRLVLPAKPVTKATAKPAAPARTYDRKASEHVVRSGESLSQIADGYGISLTNLVAINRITDPNHVEAGSRLRLKGTAAPAPKPAAPRPAAAPRPPASQASTSPQTTSASTATAKPVSASQPVAAAQQAPAAQPAPAAQVATATPAVKPVPAKPAAAQPIQAKATTATAAAKPSQPDWRTYGPLQVDWANWQPMGGSFVTPSLNGEGQPLYLAINCSARRLNATGQSGQWKSWDPPQSEFEQQLITDLCKTRTS, from the coding sequence ATGCGGCGCCCCCTCGCTGCCCTGGTTCTCGCGCTGGCCCTGCCGATGCCGTCGCTCGCGGCTGAGGTGGTGGTCAAACCGGGCGAAACCCTGTCCGAAATCGCCAGCCGTCACGGCATCAGCCTCACGCGGCTGATGCAGATCAACGGTATCCGCAATGCCGATCAGGTGGAAGCTGGCCGGCGGCTGACCGTACCCAGCGCTCCATCGACAGGGCGAAGCACCGCCAGTGGCGGCAGCGTGACCGTGAAACCAGGAGAGAGCCTCTCGGAAATCGCGGATCGCCATGGCGTGAGCCTGAGCAGGTTGATGCAGATCAACGGCATCCGCAATGCCGACCATGTGGAAGCAGGTCGCCGGTTGGCCTTGTCGTCAACCACCAGCCGCAGCGGCTCCAGCAGCGCAGCGCCGCCTCCGGCTGGAAGCAGCATCAGCGTGCAGCCGGGTGAGACCCTCTCAGAAATCGCCGATCGCCACGGCACCTCCGTGAGCCGATTGCTGCAACTCAATCGCCTGGCCGATCCCGATCGGGTCGAGGCCGGCACCAGGCTGGTGTTGCCCGCCAAACCCGTCACCAAGGCCACCGCAAAACCCGCCGCTCCAGCTCGCACCTATGACCGCAAGGCCAGCGAACACGTGGTGCGCAGCGGCGAAAGCCTGTCGCAGATCGCCGATGGCTATGGCATCAGTCTGACCAACCTGGTGGCCATCAACCGGATCACCGATCCCAACCACGTGGAAGCAGGCAGCCGCCTGCGCCTCAAGGGCACGGCCGCTCCCGCTCCCAAACCGGCTGCGCCCCGACCAGCCGCCGCCCCCAGACCACCGGCCTCCCAGGCCAGCACCAGCCCACAGACGACCAGCGCCTCCACGGCCACCGCAAAACCGGTCTCGGCGTCACAACCTGTCGCTGCAGCACAACAGGCTCCTGCTGCACAGCCAGCACCCGCAGCCCAGGTCGCCACTGCCACTCCAGCAGTGAAACCAGTCCCGGCGAAGCCTGCCGCCGCCCAACCCATCCAGGCCAAGGCCACAACGGCAACCGCCGCCGCAAAGCCATCCCAACCGGACTGGCGCACCTACGGGCCGTTGCAGGTGGACTGGGCCAACTGGCAACCGATGGGCGGCAGTTTCGTGACCCCCAGCCTCAATGGCGAGGGACAGCCGCTCTACCTGGCCATCAACTGTTCGGCACGCCGGCTCAACGCCACCGGCCAGTCGGGGCAGTGGAAGAGCTGGGACCCACCCCAGAGCGAGTTCGAACAGCAGCTGATCACCGACCTTTGCAAGACCCGCACCAGCTGA
- a CDS encoding IS66 family transposase — translation MGAPPAGISEVDWLSWPAGAREFILAQQEEMVQLRVQLTALATELAHLRERIGRSSRNSSKPPSSDGQGFRPPERRKGSGRKRGGQPGHPGSGPELLPIERVDEVVEHHPQACRRCGTLLQGQDPEPLRHQVIEIPPITPLVIEHRLHRLVCPCCSTSTCASLPAEVEVSHYGPRLSALVGLLGSAFPLSFSKTQALLDQLLGVQISRGAMATIRQRLSAALEQPMQEALAFARQQSVVYVDETGAPTGNADGGNPDGRRGWEWVMVTAMGVTVFLQSLSRSAAAAIDLLGNAFGGIVVSDRFSAYNHLPLEQRQLCWAHVIRDLTAIADRQGASGEIGAELLGLQQQLFAQWHRYKDGTIDWSTLQQGCRPIRQAFVGTLHRVVELGCQRGERTPWAKTVRTCHQLLQVSDGLWTFLEIEGIEPTNNAAERALRHSVIQRKISHGVQSRQGAICRSRLLTVTTSLRQQGRDIWQFLEQALIAHHRGGEMPSLLPNP, via the coding sequence ATGGGCGCCCCTCCTGCTGGCATTTCCGAGGTGGACTGGTTGTCGTGGCCAGCTGGTGCCAGGGAGTTCATCCTGGCTCAACAGGAGGAGATGGTGCAGCTCCGCGTCCAGCTCACCGCCCTGGCGACCGAACTGGCCCATCTGCGCGAGCGGATCGGCCGCAGCTCCCGCAATTCTTCCAAGCCTCCCTCCAGTGATGGCCAGGGGTTTAGGCCGCCCGAACGACGCAAGGGCAGTGGCCGCAAGCGCGGCGGCCAGCCGGGCCATCCCGGATCTGGGCCGGAGCTGCTGCCGATCGAGCGGGTGGATGAGGTGGTCGAGCACCACCCCCAGGCCTGCCGCCGCTGCGGCACGTTGCTACAGGGTCAGGATCCCGAGCCCTTGAGGCACCAGGTGATCGAGATTCCACCGATCACGCCTCTGGTGATCGAGCACCGGCTGCACCGCCTGGTCTGCCCCTGCTGTTCCACCAGCACCTGTGCCTCGTTACCGGCGGAGGTGGAAGTAAGCCATTACGGTCCCCGGCTCAGTGCTCTGGTGGGTCTGCTGGGTAGTGCCTTCCCGTTGAGTTTCAGCAAGACCCAGGCGCTGCTGGATCAGCTGCTGGGGGTACAGATCAGCCGGGGAGCGATGGCCACTATCCGCCAGCGCTTGAGTGCAGCACTGGAGCAGCCCATGCAGGAGGCCCTTGCGTTTGCCCGTCAGCAGTCGGTGGTCTATGTCGATGAAACCGGTGCCCCTACCGGTAATGCCGATGGGGGCAACCCCGATGGCCGGCGCGGCTGGGAGTGGGTCATGGTGACCGCCATGGGGGTGACAGTGTTCTTGCAGAGCCTGAGCCGCTCGGCTGCCGCCGCGATCGACCTGCTCGGGAATGCCTTTGGCGGAATTGTGGTGAGCGACCGCTTCTCCGCCTACAACCATCTCCCGCTGGAGCAGCGCCAGCTGTGCTGGGCGCACGTGATCCGCGATCTCACTGCCATCGCTGACCGTCAGGGCGCCAGCGGTGAGATTGGAGCGGAGCTGCTGGGCCTGCAGCAGCAGCTGTTTGCCCAGTGGCACCGCTACAAAGACGGAACGATCGACTGGTCCACGTTGCAGCAGGGCTGTCGGCCGATCCGCCAGGCGTTTGTGGGCACGCTGCATCGGGTTGTGGAGCTGGGCTGCCAGCGCGGCGAGCGAACGCCGTGGGCCAAGACGGTGCGTACCTGCCATCAGTTGCTGCAAGTGAGCGATGGCCTCTGGACCTTCCTGGAGATTGAAGGGATCGAGCCCACCAACAACGCAGCCGAGCGTGCCCTGCGCCATTCGGTGATTCAGCGCAAGATCAGCCATGGCGTCCAATCCCGCCAGGGTGCAATCTGCCGCAGCAGGTTGCTCACGGTCACCACCAGCCTGCGGCAACAGGGCCGTGATATCTGGCAGTTCCTGGAGCAGGCCTTGATCGCCCATCATCGCGGCGGTGAGATGCCATCGCTGTTGCCGAATCCCTGA
- a CDS encoding glycine zipper 2TM domain-containing protein: MTTFITSASITGASIAAPSTTGNASALRRARSLRWLGLAAVATALFSPLAATAAPWDWGYGRPAPLPPVPQPSQRWGETAQVYGPDPVVEQAQLDQRCNVGRLVGGLVGGGVGYAASRDDGRTWAVPLGALLGSQMGCQVGSGRGPTLW; encoded by the coding sequence ATGACGACATTCATCACCAGCGCATCCATCACCGGCGCATCCATCGCTGCTCCTTCCACCACCGGCAATGCCTCCGCGCTCCGCCGTGCCCGGTCTCTCCGCTGGCTTGGCCTGGCGGCTGTGGCCACGGCACTGTTCAGCCCACTGGCGGCCACCGCGGCTCCCTGGGACTGGGGCTATGGCCGCCCCGCCCCGCTCCCTCCCGTTCCCCAGCCCAGCCAGCGGTGGGGTGAGACCGCCCAGGTGTATGGCCCTGATCCGGTGGTGGAGCAGGCCCAGCTGGATCAACGTTGCAATGTGGGCCGTCTGGTGGGCGGCCTGGTGGGCGGCGGCGTCGGCTATGCAGCCTCGCGCGACGACGGCCGTACCTGGGCCGTCCCCCTGGGTGCACTGCTGGGGTCCCAGATGGGCTGCCAGGTGGGTAGCGGTCGCGGTCCCACCCTCTGGTGA